Proteins encoded in a region of the Streptomyces sp. NBC_01298 genome:
- a CDS encoding carbohydrate ABC transporter permease, whose translation MAVDTPLKSTPRGHRRGLPAAGRPPRRRGRARPWVMRVVVALLLVVETYPLVWMFLTSVKSNADYLNNPSWSLPTTWEWGNYTEAWTTGNIGLYVQNSVMAVVPSLALILLLGTAAGFALQIMVWKGRSLTLVVFLVGMMVPPQMILLPLFTLYFQTGLSGTLWPLILTYTGTGLPLTVFMMATYYKTVPRELFEAATIDGAGILRAFWTISLPVVRNAVLTVALVQFFFIWNDLLIALTFTNSQDLRTVQVGLLNFTADFGATQYGPLFAAICINVFGTLAIYLFLNQKVMKGLTGGAVKG comes from the coding sequence ATGGCCGTTGACACACCCCTGAAGTCCACTCCGCGCGGGCACCGCCGCGGTCTCCCGGCCGCAGGCCGCCCGCCGCGCCGCCGCGGAAGAGCCCGGCCGTGGGTGATGCGCGTCGTCGTCGCCCTGCTCCTGGTCGTCGAGACCTATCCGCTCGTGTGGATGTTCCTCACCTCGGTCAAGTCCAACGCCGACTACCTGAACAACCCGAGCTGGAGCCTGCCGACCACCTGGGAGTGGGGGAACTACACGGAGGCGTGGACGACCGGAAACATCGGCCTCTACGTCCAGAACAGCGTGATGGCGGTCGTCCCGTCCCTGGCCCTCATCCTGCTCCTGGGCACCGCTGCCGGCTTCGCCCTGCAGATCATGGTGTGGAAGGGGCGGAGCCTGACCCTGGTGGTCTTCCTGGTGGGCATGATGGTGCCCCCGCAGATGATCCTCCTGCCCCTGTTCACCCTCTACTTCCAGACCGGTCTCTCGGGCACCCTGTGGCCGCTGATCCTCACCTACACGGGCACCGGACTGCCGCTCACGGTGTTCATGATGGCCACCTATTACAAGACCGTGCCCAGGGAGCTGTTCGAGGCCGCCACCATCGACGGAGCCGGCATCCTGCGCGCCTTCTGGACCATCAGCCTGCCCGTGGTCCGCAACGCGGTCCTCACCGTCGCCCTCGTCCAGTTCTTCTTCATCTGGAACGACCTGCTGATCGCGCTGACCTTCACCAACAGCCAGGACCTGCGGACCGTCCAGGTCGGCCTGCTCAACTTCACGGCCGACTTCGGTGCGACGCAGTACGGTCCGCTCTTCGCGGCGATCTGCATCAACGTCTTCGGCACCCTGGCGATCTACCTCTTCCTCAACCAGAAGGTGATGAAGGGCCTGACCGGCGGAGCGGTGAAGGGATGA